One Plasmodium coatneyi strain Hackeri chromosome 14, complete sequence genomic window carries:
- a CDS encoding Haloacid dehalogenase-like hydrolase: MANSSADKKVEETLKGADIKLLLIDFDGTLFVDKDIKVPSENIEAIKEAIEKGYMVSICTGRSKVGILSAFGEENLKKMNFYGMPGVYINGTIVYDQIGYTLLDETIETDVYAELISYLVENNLVNQTIFHRGESNYVTEDNKYSDFLQKMYSENRSIIIRHNEMLKYRTMNKLMIVLDPSESKTVIGNLKQKFKNKLTIFTTYNGHAEVTKLGHDKYTGINYLLKHYNISNDQVLVVGDAENDIAMLSNFKYSFAVANATNSAKSHAKCVLPLSHKEGAVAYLLKKVFALKN, encoded by the coding sequence ATGGCTAACAGCAGCGCTGACAAGAAGGTGGAGGAAACGCTGAAGGGGGCAGACATCAAGCTGCTCCTGATTGATTTTGACGGCACGCTCTTCGTGGACAAGGATATTAAGGTGCCCAGCGAAAACATCGAAGCGATAAAGGAAGCAATCGAAAAGGGGTACATGGTAAGCATATGTACAGGTAGATCCAAGGTAGGAATATTAAGTGCATTcggtgaagaaaatttaaaaaaaatgaacttttaTGGTATGCCTGGAGTTTATATAAACGGAACGATAGTTTATGACCAGATTGGCTACACGCTACTGGACGAAACGATAGAGACTGATGTATATGCAGAGTTAATTAGCTATCTagtggaaaataatttaGTTAACCAAACCATTTTCCACCGAGGAGAGTCAAATTATGTAACGGAGGATAATAAATATTCTgactttttacaaaaaatgtacagcGAAAATAGAAGCATCATAATAAGGCACAATGAAATGCTCAAGTATCGAACCATGAACAAATTAATGATCGTGTTGGATCCGTCAGAATCTAAGACAGTGATTGGGAACCTCAAACAgaagtttaaaaataagTTAACCATTTTTACGACCTATAATGGACACGCTGAAGTCACTAAATTAGGTCATGATAAATACACGGGAATTAATTACCTTTTAAAACACTACAATATTTCTAACGACCAAGTGTTAGTTGTAGGGGATGCTGAAAACGATATCGCTATGCTTTCCAATTTTAAGTACTCCTTTGCCGTTGCCAATGCGACTAATTCGGCCAAATCACATGCCAAGTGTGTACTCCCCCTTTCGCACAAGGAGGGTGCCGTGGCCTATTTGCTCAAGAAGGTGTTCGCGTTGAAGAACTGA
- a CDS encoding Proliferating cell nuclear antigen encodes MFECRIDGQFFKKLFETLKDICTEVNLECDENGIKMQSMDCSHVSLVDLNIMSDFFQHYRCDKNCVLGISINFMLKILSVIKEKSTVFLFKEDNDNEAVLNIGIIDEEEQSSTEDSLEIQVKLINTQKEHLEIPQSEYHCQCTMKSKKFQEFTRYLNSIGDNVSISMKKDTMVLSTTGADIKVTKQFTNDMADISINCTKSVSQEFATRYLVMFSRASSLSDEVYISLSPNIPVSIRFNFKQPMTDLQDSSHLTFFLAPKIGEY; translated from the exons ATGTTTGAGTGCAGAATTGAtggacaatttttcaaaaagctGTTCGAAACGTTAAAGGATATCTGCACGGAAGTGAACTTGGAGTGTGacgaaaatggaataaaGATGCAGTCGATGGATTGTAGCCATGTGTCTCTGGTGGACCTGAACATCATGTCGGACTTTTTCCAGCACTACAG GTGTGACAAAAATTGCGTGCTCGGCATCAGCATCAACTTCATGCTGAAGATCTTATCCGTGATCAAGGAAAAGTCTACTGTGTTCCTTTTCAAGGAGGACAACGACAATGAAGCGGTGCTGAACATAGGGATAATCGACGAAGAGGAGCAGTCCAGCACGGAAGACTCCCTCGAAATACAAGTGAAGTTAATTAACACACAGAAGGAGCATTTGGAAATTCCACAGTCTGAGTACCATTGCCAATGTACCATGAAGTCCAAGAAATTTCAGGAATTTACAAGATATTTAAATTCCATAGGAGACAATGTTTCGATCTCCATGAAGAAGGACACGATGGTGTTAAGTACCACTGGGGCTGACATAAAAGTTACTAAACAGTTTACAAATGACATGGCTGATATTTCCATTAATTGCACGAAGTCGGTTTCTCAAGAATTTGCCACAAGATATTTGGTCATGTTTTCTAGAGCATCCTCTCTTTCGGATGAGGTGTACATTTCGCTGTCACCCAACATCCCCGTGTCCATCAGGTTTAACTTCAAACAACCCATGACGGACCTGCAGGACAGCTCACACCTCACTTTTTTCCTGGCCCCTAAGATTGGCGAGTACTAA